Proteins co-encoded in one Seriola aureovittata isolate HTS-2021-v1 ecotype China chromosome 1, ASM2101889v1, whole genome shotgun sequence genomic window:
- the aldh1a2 gene encoding retinal dehydrogenase 2, with the protein MTSSKIEIPGEVKSDPAALMASLQLMPSPVPNPEIKYTKIFINNEWQDSVSGKVFPVYNPATGEQICEVQEAEKADVDKAAQAARLAFSLGSVWRRMDASERGRLLSKLADLVERDSVYLATIESLNSGKPFLPTLFVDLQGTIKTLRYFAGYADKIHGSSIPMDGEYLTFTRYEPIGVCGQIIPWNFPLMMTAWKLGPALACGNTVVLKPAEQTPLTCLYIAALIKEAGFPPGVINILPGFGPTAGAAIASHMGIDKVAFTGSTEVGKLIQEAAGKSNLKRVTLELGGKNPNIIFADADFDLAVEQAHQGVFFNAGQCCTAGSRIYVEEPIYDEFVRRSVERAKRRIVGSPFDPTTEQGPQISREQQNRVLEFIQSGISEGAKLECGGKALGLKGFFIEPTVFSNVRDDMRIAREEIFGPVQQIMKFKTIEEVIERANNTDYGLVAAVFTNDINKAMTISTAMQAGTVWINCFNALSTQCPFGGYKMSGNGRELGENGLKEYSEVKTITMKMVAKNS; encoded by the exons ATGACTTCCAGTAAGATCGAGATCCCCGGAGAGGTGAAGAGCGACCCCGCTGCTCTCATGGCATCCCTCCAGCTGATGCCCTCACCGGTGCCCAACCCGGAGATCAAGTACACTAAG ATTTTCATCAACAATGAGTGGCAGGACTCTGTTAGTGGGAAGGTCTTCCCTGTCTACAACCCAGCTACTGGAGAGCAGATCTGTGAGGTCCAAGAAGCAGAAAAG GCTGATGTTGATAAAGCGGCGCAGGCGGCTCGCCTGGCTTTTTCTTTGGGCTCTGTATGGCGAAGGATGGACGCATCTGAAAGAGGTCGTCTGTTGTCCAAACTGGCCGACCTggtggagagagacagtgtcTATCTAGCA ACTATTGAGTCACTGAATAGTGGGAAGCCCTTCCTGCCCACCCTGTTTGTGGACCTCCAAGGAACCATAAAGACACTGAGATACTTTGCTGGATACGCAGACAAGATCCACGGCTCTTCCATTCCAATGG ATGGAGAGTATCTGACATTTACCAGATATGAGCCCATTGGAGTTTGTGGACAAATTATCCCT TGGAACTTCCCTCTGATGATGACAGCATGGAAGCTGGGCCCGGCACTCGCATGTGGAAACACTGTTGTCCTCAAACCTGCTGAGCAGACACCTCTCACCTGCCTCTACATCGCAGCTCTCATCAAGGAG GCCGGGTTTCCACCGGGAGTCATCAATATTTTGCCAGGATTTGGGCCAACGGCAGGAGCTGCAATTGCTTCGCACATGGGCATAGACAAAGTGGCCTTCACAGGATCAACTGAG GTCGGCAAGCTGATCCAAGAAGCAGCTGGGAAGAGTAACCTGAAGAGAGTGACGCTGGAGCTCGGAGGAAAGAATCCCAACATCATATTTGCAGATGCCGATT ttgaTTTGGCTGTAGAACAGGCCCACCAGGGCGTGTTTTTCAACGCAGGCCAGTGTTGCACAGCGGGCTCTCGCATCTATGTGGAGGAGCCCATATATGATGAGTTTGTTCGGAGAAGTGTGGAGAGAGCCAAGAGGAGGATAGTCGGCAGCCCCTTTGATCCCACTACTGAGCAGGGTCCACAG aTCAGTCGGGAGCAGCAGAATCGTGTGTTGGAGTTTATCCAGAGCGGCATCAGTGAAGGAGCCAAGCTGGAGTGTGGTGGCAAAGCTCTGGGCTTGAAAGGGTTCTTCATCGAGCCCACTGTTTTCTCTAATGTGAGGGATGACATGCGCATCGCCAGAGAGGAG ATTTTTGGACCAGTCCAGCAGATCATGAAGTTCAAAACTATCGAGGAAGTGATAGAAAGAGCCAACAACACAGATTATGGTTTGGTTGCGGCCGTGTTCACCAACGACATCAACAAAGCCATGACCATCTCCACGGCCATGCAAGCCGGCACTGTCTG GATAAACTGCTTCAACGCTCTGAGCACACAGTGTCCATTTGGGGGATATAAAATGTCTGGCAATGGGCGTGAATT GGGTGAAAATGGCTTGAAGGAGTACTCAGAAGTGAAGACCATCACAATGAAGATGGTTGCCAAGAACTCTTAA